One segment of Pseudomonas asgharzadehiana DNA contains the following:
- a CDS encoding class I SAM-dependent methyltransferase, protein MDPRSEVLLRQAELFQGNLLLVGLPADDLLGRLPNAHGWSWHAGDQAALDARFPERSQFGVNVPEREFDAAVIFLPKSKDLTDYLLNAVAARLPGAELFLVGEKKSGIESAAKQMIPLGKPRKLDNARHCQLWQITVANAPQAVALESLAQVFEVPLAEGPLNVVSLPGVFSHGRLDRGTELLLEHLDKLPSGHLLDFGCGAGVLGAAVKRRYPHNSVTMLDVDAFAAASSRLTLAANGLEAEVLTGDGIDAAPMGLNAILSNPPFHVGVHTDYFATENLLRKAAKHLAKGGELRLVANSFLKYQPLIEEHLGVCAIKAEGNGFRIYRAKRG, encoded by the coding sequence ATGGATCCGCGCAGTGAAGTACTGCTTCGTCAGGCCGAACTTTTTCAAGGCAACCTGTTGCTGGTGGGCTTGCCCGCCGACGACCTGCTGGGCCGCCTGCCCAACGCCCACGGCTGGAGCTGGCACGCCGGTGACCAGGCGGCGCTCGACGCACGGTTCCCCGAGCGCAGCCAGTTTGGCGTGAATGTGCCAGAGCGTGAGTTCGATGCAGCGGTGATCTTCCTGCCCAAATCCAAGGACCTCACCGATTACCTGCTGAACGCCGTGGCCGCGCGCCTACCCGGCGCCGAGCTGTTTTTGGTCGGAGAGAAAAAAAGCGGTATTGAAAGCGCCGCCAAACAGATGATCCCCTTGGGCAAGCCGCGCAAGCTCGACAACGCGCGGCATTGCCAGCTGTGGCAAATCACCGTGGCCAACGCACCACAAGCGGTGGCGCTGGAGAGTCTGGCGCAAGTCTTTGAAGTGCCGCTGGCCGAAGGTCCACTCAATGTCGTGAGCTTGCCGGGTGTGTTCAGCCATGGCCGCCTGGACCGTGGCACCGAGCTGTTGCTGGAGCACTTGGACAAACTGCCGAGTGGCCACCTGCTGGACTTCGGTTGCGGCGCCGGCGTGCTGGGGGCTGCGGTGAAACGCCGTTACCCGCACAACAGCGTGACGATGCTGGACGTAGACGCCTTCGCGGCTGCCAGCAGCCGCCTGACCCTGGCGGCCAACGGCCTGGAAGCCGAGGTGCTGACCGGCGATGGCATCGACGCCGCGCCGATGGGGTTGAATGCGATTCTGAGCAACCCACCGTTCCATGTCGGGGTACACACCGATTATTTCGCCACCGAGAACCTGCTGCGAAAAGCAGCCAAACACCTGGCAAAAGGCGGTGAACTTCGGCTGGTCGCCAACAGTTTCCTCAAGTACCAGCCGCTGATCGAAGAGCACTTGGGCGTGTGTGCGATCAAGGCCGAGGGCAATGGTTTTCGCATCTACCGCGCCAAGCGCGGCTGA
- a CDS encoding YajG family lipoprotein, which yields MLQRLLFGLITVTSLTLVGCANSPQQLSPQPKLTTQLAPVGHGQPVSVRVVDGRPSPTLGSRGGLYPETALISVTGQDVLPKLQAQAEAAVRLLGFTPSPNAPGAPQLTITLAELKYQSPKEGLYVTEAAIGATFKSDVTAGTRRYSGRYGASLNQRFGMSPNQETNTKLVSDVLSDALTRLFKDPSIGQLLSAQ from the coding sequence ATGTTGCAACGCCTGTTGTTCGGTTTGATCACTGTGACCAGTTTGACTTTGGTTGGCTGCGCCAACAGCCCGCAACAACTCAGCCCGCAACCTAAGCTCACCACCCAGCTGGCGCCGGTAGGCCACGGCCAGCCGGTGTCGGTGCGTGTAGTGGATGGTCGCCCGTCGCCTACGCTCGGTTCGCGCGGCGGCCTGTACCCGGAGACCGCGCTGATTTCGGTCACCGGCCAGGACGTGCTGCCCAAGCTGCAGGCCCAGGCTGAAGCGGCCGTGCGCCTGTTGGGCTTCACCCCAAGCCCCAACGCCCCGGGCGCTCCCCAGTTGACCATCACCCTGGCGGAGCTGAAGTATCAGTCGCCCAAAGAAGGCCTGTACGTGACTGAAGCCGCCATCGGCGCTACGTTCAAGTCCGACGTCACCGCCGGCACCCGTCGCTACAGTGGTCGCTATGGTGCGTCGCTCAACCAGCGCTTCGGCATGTCGCCCAACCAGGAAACCAACACCAAGCTGGTCAGCGACGTCCTCAGTGACGCGTTGACCCGCCTGTTCAAAGACCCGAGCATCGGCCAGTTGCTCAGCGCGCAATAA
- a CDS encoding 1-acyl-sn-glycerol-3-phosphate acyltransferase — translation MGEFDTIRPYNDSEVPAVLDRLFSDKAFLDILTHFRFPRFAGPLGWLLKPMIARKLRREFAGVTTVATLQDKVEYYVDHTIDRATDGVTYTGVEQLKSGSAYLFLANHRDIVMDPAFVNYAVYHAGLPTPRIAIGDNLLQKPFVSDLMRLNKSFIVHRSITGRKEKMAAFNLLSAYINHSIRNDCQSIWIAQAEGRAKDGDDRTESAILKMFHVSRKDEPFAEVIQSLNLTPVSISYEYDPCDSAKARELYIRATTGTYVKAQGEDDVSIALGITGYKGRVHINFAPPITERFEDTKVLAVEMDRQILGGYRLFPVHYLAYAQWSDADPQLQVPKAAELFPADELAKAQAEWDRRLNECPAEHRPYLVVQYATPVRNQYRVKAGIPL, via the coding sequence ATGGGCGAATTCGATACCATCCGACCTTATAACGACAGCGAAGTCCCGGCAGTGCTGGACCGGCTGTTCAGTGACAAGGCCTTTCTGGACATCCTGACCCACTTCCGCTTCCCGCGCTTCGCCGGCCCCCTGGGCTGGTTGCTCAAGCCGATGATCGCTCGCAAGCTGCGCCGTGAATTCGCCGGGGTCACCACCGTGGCCACGCTGCAGGACAAAGTCGAGTATTACGTCGACCACACCATCGACCGGGCGACCGACGGCGTGACCTACACTGGCGTCGAGCAGCTCAAGTCCGGCAGCGCCTACCTGTTTTTGGCCAACCACCGCGATATCGTGATGGACCCGGCCTTCGTCAACTACGCCGTGTATCACGCTGGCCTGCCGACGCCACGCATCGCCATTGGTGACAACCTGCTGCAAAAGCCCTTCGTCAGCGACCTGATGCGCCTGAACAAGAGCTTTATCGTGCACCGTTCAATCACTGGGCGAAAGGAGAAGATGGCGGCGTTCAACCTATTGTCGGCCTACATCAATCATTCGATCCGCAACGACTGCCAGTCGATCTGGATAGCCCAGGCAGAAGGCCGGGCCAAGGATGGGGATGATCGCACCGAATCGGCGATCCTCAAGATGTTTCACGTCAGCCGCAAGGACGAGCCGTTTGCCGAAGTGATCCAGTCGCTGAACCTGACGCCGGTGTCCATCAGCTACGAATACGACCCGTGTGATTCGGCCAAGGCGCGCGAGTTGTACATCCGCGCAACCACGGGCACTTATGTAAAAGCGCAGGGCGAGGATGACGTCAGCATTGCCCTGGGCATCACCGGCTATAAAGGCCGCGTCCATATCAACTTCGCACCTCCGATTACCGAGCGTTTCGAAGACACCAAAGTACTGGCCGTGGAGATGGACCGGCAGATTCTGGGCGGTTATCGGTTGTTCCCGGTGCACTATCTGGCCTACGCCCAGTGGAGCGACGCCGACCCGCAATTGCAGGTACCAAAGGCCGCCGAGCTGTTCCCCGCGGATGAACTGGCCAAGGCGCAGGCGGAATGGGACCGACGCTTGAACGAGTGCCCCGCTGAGCACCGGCCCTACCTGGTGGTGCAGTACGCGACACCTGTGCGCAACCAGTACCGCGTTAAAGCCGGCATTCCCCTGTAA
- a CDS encoding CPXCG motif-containing cysteine-rich protein, translating to MLETATYDCPYCGEEVETTVDLSGGDQVYIEDCQVCCRPIIFDLQVHGDEWMLETRSENE from the coding sequence ATGCTGGAAACTGCGACGTACGATTGTCCTTATTGCGGTGAAGAGGTCGAGACGACGGTGGACTTGTCGGGCGGAGATCAGGTTTACATCGAAGACTGTCAGGTGTGCTGCCGCCCGATTATTTTCGACCTGCAGGTGCATGGTGACGAGTGGATGCTCGAAACCCGCAGTGAAAACGAATAG
- a CDS encoding SOS response-associated peptidase, with product MCGRYALFRWNPSFAALPGFPADQQAQWNISPNDSVLIQRAADGQRTLARARWGLTPPWLTDLSRTPAHARAETLAEQPMFREAFRQRRCLLPANGFYEWRGTQRKRPYWLTPGEGSTLFFAAIWEAYPVQEQVWLSTAVVTQAAQSQRRPLILDVAGQAAWLDPETPLHVLQGLLASEPVALRERVLANMVNDPKLNGPECLTPA from the coding sequence ATGTGTGGACGTTATGCCCTGTTTCGCTGGAACCCTTCCTTTGCTGCCTTGCCGGGCTTTCCGGCCGACCAGCAAGCCCAGTGGAACATCTCCCCGAATGATTCCGTGCTGATCCAGCGCGCCGCCGACGGCCAGCGCACCCTGGCCCGCGCCCGCTGGGGCCTGACGCCACCCTGGCTCACCGACCTTTCCCGCACCCCGGCTCATGCCCGCGCCGAAACCCTGGCCGAACAACCGATGTTTCGCGAGGCGTTCCGTCAGCGGCGCTGCCTGCTACCGGCCAATGGTTTCTACGAGTGGCGTGGCACCCAGCGCAAGCGCCCGTACTGGCTGACACCGGGGGAGGGTTCCACATTGTTTTTTGCCGCGATCTGGGAAGCCTATCCGGTGCAGGAGCAGGTGTGGCTGAGCACGGCAGTGGTCACCCAGGCCGCGCAGAGCCAGCGTCGACCACTGATTCTGGATGTGGCGGGGCAGGCGGCCTGGCTCGACCCCGAGACGCCGCTGCATGTGCTGCAAGGCCTGTTGGCCAGTGAACCGGTCGCATTGCGCGAGCGCGTCCTGGCCAATATGGTCAACGATCCCAAGCTCAATGGGCCGGAGTGCCTGACGCCGGCTTAA
- a CDS encoding TMEM165/GDT1 family protein — protein sequence MLDSLLVPTAIVALAEIGDKTQLLALILAARFRKPWPIIAGIVAATLANHAAAGAVGAWFGSFFSDAVLHWILAASFCATALWTLVPDKLDDDEASTTRKFGPFLTTLIAFFLAEIGDKTQIATVMLAAQYPELWLVIIGTTLGMLIANVPVVLAGNFAAEKLPLTLIRRLAATAFFVLAIVAVYKAMQSSGWI from the coding sequence ATGCTGGATTCACTCCTCGTTCCAACTGCAATCGTTGCCTTGGCCGAAATCGGCGACAAGACGCAACTGCTCGCACTCATTCTCGCCGCTCGCTTCCGCAAGCCCTGGCCGATCATCGCCGGCATCGTTGCCGCGACCCTGGCCAACCATGCGGCCGCCGGTGCCGTGGGCGCCTGGTTTGGCAGTTTCTTCTCGGATGCGGTGTTGCACTGGATCCTTGCGGCGAGCTTCTGCGCGACCGCCCTGTGGACCCTGGTGCCCGACAAGCTCGACGACGACGAAGCCAGCACCACACGCAAGTTCGGGCCGTTCCTGACCACACTGATTGCATTTTTCCTGGCAGAAATAGGTGACAAGACGCAGATCGCCACGGTGATGCTGGCGGCGCAATACCCTGAGCTGTGGCTGGTCATCATCGGTACCACCCTGGGCATGTTGATTGCCAACGTACCGGTGGTTCTGGCGGGGAATTTCGCGGCGGAAAAATTGCCGTTGACGTTGATTCGTCGATTGGCGGCAACGGCGTTCTTCGTGCTGGCGATTGTGGCGGTGTACAAAGCCATGCAAAGCAGTGGCTGGATCTAA
- a CDS encoding putative signal transducing protein, with protein MQRIYEPENLMEGELLQKMLASEGIEAHLVGRHLLGGTGELPIFGLLGLEVDNDRAADARELITAYIGAQPVPGDEPDSFPDVLVC; from the coding sequence ATGCAGCGAATCTACGAACCGGAAAACCTGATGGAGGGCGAGCTGTTGCAAAAGATGCTCGCCAGCGAGGGCATCGAGGCGCACCTGGTGGGGCGTCATTTGCTCGGCGGCACCGGCGAATTGCCGATCTTCGGCTTGCTGGGCCTGGAAGTCGATAATGACCGCGCCGCCGATGCCCGCGAGCTGATCACTGCCTATATCGGTGCGCAGCCCGTGCCCGGCGATGAACCCGACAGCTTCCCCGACGTGCTGGTCTGTTAG
- a CDS encoding 2-hydroxyacid dehydrogenase, with translation MTNNRRAVFLDHPSLDLGDLDLSGLRDCFSDLQLYPDTTPQNVIARLQGVQAAISNKIALNAETLAACPELKLILVSATGTNNIDLQAARAHGITVSNCQGYGTPSVAQHTIMLLLNLATRLQDYQRDVAAGKWQEAKQFCLLGHPIVELEGKTLGLLGHGELGSAVARLAEAFGMRVLLGAIPGRPARADRVPLDELLPQVDALTLHCPLNEHTRGFIGARELALLKPGALVVNTARGGLINEQALAEALRSGHLGGAATDVLSVEPPVDGNPLLAADIPRLIVTPHNAWGSREARQRIVGQLTENALGFFSGAPLRVVS, from the coding sequence ATGACGAACAATCGCCGCGCCGTCTTCCTTGATCACCCGTCCCTGGACCTGGGGGACCTCGACCTCAGTGGTTTACGCGACTGCTTCAGTGACCTGCAGTTGTACCCGGACACCACGCCGCAGAACGTGATTGCGCGCCTGCAAGGCGTCCAGGCGGCCATCAGTAACAAGATTGCGCTCAACGCCGAGACCCTGGCGGCCTGCCCGGAGCTCAAGCTGATCCTGGTATCGGCCACCGGCACCAACAACATTGACCTGCAAGCCGCCCGTGCCCATGGCATCACCGTGAGTAACTGCCAGGGTTACGGCACACCCTCGGTGGCGCAACACACAATCATGCTGTTGCTCAACCTGGCGACCCGCTTGCAGGACTATCAACGGGACGTGGCCGCCGGCAAGTGGCAGGAAGCCAAGCAGTTCTGCCTGCTGGGCCATCCTATCGTCGAACTGGAAGGCAAGACCCTTGGTCTGCTGGGCCACGGTGAGCTGGGCAGTGCCGTGGCGCGCCTGGCCGAAGCTTTTGGCATGCGCGTGCTGCTCGGCGCCATCCCAGGGCGCCCCGCCCGCGCAGATCGCGTGCCGTTGGATGAGTTGCTCCCCCAAGTCGACGCCCTCACGTTGCACTGCCCGCTCAACGAGCACACCCGCGGCTTTATCGGCGCCCGTGAACTGGCACTGCTCAAGCCGGGCGCGTTGGTGGTCAATACGGCGCGCGGTGGTTTGATCAACGAACAGGCCCTGGCTGAGGCCTTGCGCAGCGGTCATCTGGGTGGCGCGGCCACCGACGTACTGAGCGTGGAGCCGCCGGTCGACGGCAACCCGTTGCTGGCCGCTGACATTCCACGGCTGATCGTCACCCCCCACAACGCCTGGGGCAGTCGCGAAGCACGACAGCGCATCGTCGGCCAACTGACGGAAAACGCCTTGGGCTTTTTCAGCGGCGCCCCGCTGCGCGTCGTCAGTTGA
- a CDS encoding LysE family translocator: protein MYLAEFLTVALIHLLAVASPGPDFAVVVRESVTHGRRAGTWTALGVGSAIFLHVGYSLLGIGLIVSQSIVLFNALKWAAAAYLLYIGFKALRAQPAKPAAEGELHREAGERTPRGAFTAGFVTNGLNPKATLFFLSLFTVVINPHTPLAVQAGYGVYLAVATALWFCMVAMLFSQQRVRAGFARMGHWFDRTMGAVLIAIGVKLAFTSMK from the coding sequence ATGTACCTCGCCGAGTTTTTGACCGTGGCCCTGATTCACCTCCTGGCGGTGGCCAGCCCCGGCCCGGATTTCGCCGTGGTGGTGCGTGAAAGCGTGACCCATGGCCGTCGCGCCGGCACCTGGACGGCGCTGGGCGTGGGCTCGGCGATTTTTCTGCACGTGGGGTATTCGTTGCTCGGCATCGGCTTGATCGTGTCCCAGTCCATCGTGCTGTTCAATGCATTGAAATGGGCTGCGGCGGCGTACTTGCTGTACATCGGTTTCAAGGCCCTGCGCGCGCAACCGGCCAAGCCCGCCGCCGAGGGCGAGTTACATCGTGAAGCGGGCGAACGCACCCCACGCGGCGCGTTTACCGCGGGCTTTGTGACCAACGGCCTGAACCCCAAGGCGACGTTGTTCTTTCTGTCGCTGTTCACCGTGGTCATCAACCCGCACACGCCGCTCGCGGTGCAGGCGGGTTACGGTGTGTACCTGGCGGTGGCGACGGCGTTGTGGTTTTGCATGGTAGCCATGTTGTTCAGCCAGCAGCGCGTGCGTGCGGGCTTTGCGCGAATGGGCCACTGGTTCGATCGCACCATGGGCGCGGTGTTGATCGCCATCGGCGTGAAGCTGGCCTTTACCAGCATGAAATAA
- a CDS encoding M48 family metallopeptidase produces the protein MKKTVAVSVLAAAMLLAGCQSVNTTSGGAVGVERKQYMFSMLSSQEVDQMYAQSYQQTLGEASGKGVLDKTSANAKRVQAIAKRLIAQAPTFRADAAQWNWEVNLIKSDEMNANCGPGGKILVYSALIDNLKLTDDELAAVMGHEIAHALREHGREAMSKAYGIEMAKQGAGALFGLGQDSLALADTVANYGMTLPNSRSNENEADLIGLELSARAGYNPNAAITLWNKMAKASEGAPPEFMSTHPASDSRIASLQAAIPKVMPLYQQAKKS, from the coding sequence ATGAAAAAAACAGTGGCGGTAAGCGTACTGGCTGCGGCGATGCTGCTGGCTGGGTGTCAGTCGGTCAATACCACCAGCGGCGGCGCCGTTGGAGTTGAGCGCAAGCAATACATGTTCAGCATGCTGTCGAGTCAGGAAGTTGACCAGATGTATGCCCAGTCCTATCAGCAGACCCTGGGTGAAGCCAGTGGCAAAGGGGTTTTGGACAAGACCAGCGCCAACGCCAAGCGCGTGCAGGCCATCGCCAAACGCTTGATCGCCCAGGCGCCGACCTTCCGTGCGGATGCCGCCCAGTGGAACTGGGAAGTCAACCTGATCAAGAGCGATGAGATGAACGCCAACTGCGGCCCTGGCGGCAAGATTCTGGTTTACAGCGCGCTGATCGACAATCTCAAACTCACCGATGACGAGCTGGCTGCGGTGATGGGCCATGAAATCGCCCACGCCTTGCGTGAACACGGTCGCGAAGCCATGTCCAAGGCCTACGGTATCGAGATGGCCAAGCAGGGCGCCGGTGCGTTGTTCGGCCTGGGCCAGGACAGCCTGGCACTGGCCGACACGGTGGCCAACTATGGCATGACCTTGCCCAACAGCCGCAGCAATGAAAACGAAGCCGACCTGATCGGTCTGGAGCTATCGGCCCGCGCCGGCTACAACCCGAACGCGGCCATCACGCTGTGGAACAAAATGGCCAAGGCATCGGAAGGTGCGCCGCCGGAGTTCATGAGTACGCACCCCGCGTCCGACAGCCGGATTGCGTCGCTGCAGGCGGCGATTCCGAAGGTGATGCCGCTCTACCAACAGGCCAAGAAGTCCTAA